A single window of Selenomonas sputigena DNA harbors:
- a CDS encoding YbbR-like domain-containing protein, which yields MMTRLRALVQRNLPAKIIALVVAVVLWLFVMNEQNPQIEGSFTVAVELRNAPEGYKITQSEKSVKLKVRGARSFFVSAEPEGFKAYADLDGLDSGEHEVKVKAVLPQGFELVDAQPETVSVTLDKIVRRAVRIDLIVTGSASAGYTVGKISQSANTTVIEGPESRVAEVDRVIGYVGLSGNRDDFTLQVPLTPINSDGKAVDDVDLLARTVEVSVQLARGLTRKIVSVRPVLDDALPEGFTLGEVQVEPAKIEIAGEAALISKVASIDTEKIVISDMKESGKKIVHLAIPNGVAISNREVTVTVELKPKAQAKGADAP from the coding sequence ATGATGACACGATTGCGTGCGCTCGTCCAGCGCAACCTCCCGGCAAAAATCATCGCCCTTGTTGTCGCCGTCGTGCTCTGGCTTTTCGTCATGAACGAGCAAAATCCGCAGATCGAGGGCAGCTTCACTGTTGCCGTTGAGCTGCGCAATGCGCCTGAGGGATACAAGATCACGCAGTCGGAGAAAAGTGTGAAACTCAAGGTGCGCGGCGCGCGCTCCTTCTTTGTTTCAGCAGAGCCGGAAGGATTCAAGGCTTACGCTGATCTTGACGGACTTGATTCAGGCGAGCACGAGGTTAAAGTCAAGGCCGTTTTGCCGCAGGGATTCGAACTCGTCGACGCGCAGCCGGAGACCGTTTCGGTCACCTTGGACAAGATCGTGCGGCGAGCGGTTCGCATCGATCTCATTGTCACAGGTTCGGCGTCTGCTGGCTACACCGTGGGCAAGATTTCGCAGTCGGCGAACACCACGGTCATCGAGGGCCCCGAGTCGCGCGTGGCGGAGGTCGACCGCGTCATCGGCTACGTCGGCCTTTCGGGAAATCGTGACGACTTCACCTTGCAGGTGCCGTTGACGCCGATCAACAGCGACGGCAAGGCAGTCGACGATGTGGATCTTCTCGCGCGTACGGTTGAGGTTTCCGTACAGCTTGCGCGCGGGCTGACGCGCAAGATCGTCAGTGTTCGCCCCGTCCTTGACGATGCTCTGCCCGAGGGATTCACTCTGGGCGAGGTGCAAGTTGAGCCGGCGAAGATCGAGATCGCAGGCGAGGCTGCGCTCATCAGCAAGGTGGCGAGCATCGACACGGAGAAGATCGTCATCTCGGACATGAAGGAGAGCGGCAAGAAGATAGTACATCTTGCCATACCCAATGGTGTTGCGATTTCCAATCGAGAGGTCACGGTCACGGTCGAGCTGAAACCGAAGGCACAGGCAAAGGGAGCGGACGCGCCATGA